A part of Numenius arquata chromosome 2, bNumArq3.hap1.1, whole genome shotgun sequence genomic DNA contains:
- the SOD2 gene encoding superoxide dismutase [Mn], mitochondrial isoform X1, with translation MLCRLASAGRSSAKLIAPLGCLVSRQKHTLPDLPYDYGALEPHINAEIMQLHHSKHHATYVNNLNVTEEKYKEALAKGDVTAQVSLQPALKFNGGGHINHTIFWTNLSPNGGGEPKGELMEAIKRDFGSFANFKDKLTAVSVGVQGSGWGWLGYNKEQGRLQIAACANQDPLQGTTGLIPLLGIDVWEHAYYLQYKNVRPDYLKAIWNVINWENVSSRYATCKK, from the exons ATGTTGTGCCGCCTGGCCTCAGCGGGCAG aagcAGTGCCAAGTTGATAGCACCATTGGGATGCTTGGTCTCTAGGCAAAAGCACACTCTTCCTGACTTGCCGTATGACTATGGCGCTCTGGAACCTCATATTAATGCAGAGATCATGCAGCTGCACCACAGCAAGCATCATGCCACCTACGTGAACAACCTGAATGTGACAGAGGAGAAATACAAAGAGGCACTGGCAAAAG GTGATGTTACAGCTCAGGTGTCACTTCAGCCTGCACTGAAGTTCAATGGTGGGGGCCATATCAATCACACCATCTTCTGGACGAACCTTTCTCCTAATGGAGGAGGAGAGCCTAAAG gagaactgATGGAAGCCATCAAGCGTGACTTTGGTTCCTTCGCAAACTTCAAGGACAAGCTGACAGCTGTATCAGTTGGTGTTCAAGGATCAGGCTGGGGGTGGCTTGGCTATAACAAAGAGCAGGGGCGCCTACAGATAGCAGCTTGTGCAAATCAAGACCCTTTGCAAGGAACAACAG gTCTCATTCCTCTGCTAGGAATCGATGTATGGGAACATGCTTATTATCTTCAGTATAAAAATGTTCGACCTGATTATTTGAAAGCCATCTGGAATGTGATCAACTGGGAGAATGTATCTTCGAGATACGCAACTTGCAAAAAGTAG
- the SOD2 gene encoding superoxide dismutase [Mn], mitochondrial isoform X2, protein MQLHHSKHHATYVNNLNVTEEKYKEALAKGELMEAIKRDFGSFANFKDKLTAVSVGVQGSGWGWLGYNKEQGRLQIAACANQDPLQGTTGLIPLLGIDVWEHAYYLQYKNVRPDYLKAIWNVINWENVSSRYATCKK, encoded by the exons ATGCAGCTGCACCACAGCAAGCATCATGCCACCTACGTGAACAACCTGAATGTGACAGAGGAGAAATACAAAGAGGCACTGGCAAAAG gagaactgATGGAAGCCATCAAGCGTGACTTTGGTTCCTTCGCAAACTTCAAGGACAAGCTGACAGCTGTATCAGTTGGTGTTCAAGGATCAGGCTGGGGGTGGCTTGGCTATAACAAAGAGCAGGGGCGCCTACAGATAGCAGCTTGTGCAAATCAAGACCCTTTGCAAGGAACAACAG gTCTCATTCCTCTGCTAGGAATCGATGTATGGGAACATGCTTATTATCTTCAGTATAAAAATGTTCGACCTGATTATTTGAAAGCCATCTGGAATGTGATCAACTGGGAGAATGTATCTTCGAGATACGCAACTTGCAAAAAGTAG